In Mycolicibacterium phocaicum, one DNA window encodes the following:
- a CDS encoding FAD-dependent oxidoreductase — MRPYHVAVVGSGPSGFFAAASLLKFADAKAATDDPVEVRIDMLEMLPTPWGLVRSGVAPDHPKIKTVTAQFDKVADDPRFRFFGNITVGEHVQAAELAERYDAVIYAIGAQSDRPLGIPGEELAGSVAAVDF; from the coding sequence ATGCGCCCTTACCATGTGGCGGTTGTCGGATCCGGCCCGTCAGGGTTTTTCGCTGCCGCGTCACTGCTGAAATTCGCCGATGCCAAGGCTGCCACCGATGACCCGGTCGAGGTGCGCATCGACATGCTCGAGATGCTGCCCACGCCCTGGGGGCTGGTGCGCTCCGGCGTGGCTCCCGACCATCCGAAGATCAAGACCGTGACGGCGCAGTTCGACAAGGTGGCCGACGATCCCCGGTTCCGGTTCTTCGGCAACATCACCGTGGGTGAGCACGTGCAGGCCGCCGAGCTCGCGGAGCGGTACGACGCCGTCATCTACGCCATCGGCGCCCAGTCCGACCGCCCGCTCGGCATCCCCGGTGAAGAACTGGCAGGCAGCGTGGCTGCCGTCGACTTCG
- the ftsE gene encoding cell division ATP-binding protein FtsE, translated as MITLDHVSKNYKSSARPALDNVSLKIDKGEFVFLIGPSGSGKSTFMRLLLGAEVPTSGDIRVSKFHVNKLPSRHIPSLRQVLGCVFQDFRLLQQKTVFENVAFALEVIGKRPDTINRIVPDVLEMVGLSGKANRLPGELSGGEQQRVAIARAFVNRPLVLLADEPTGNLDPETSNDIMDLLERINRTGTTVVMATHDHHIVDSMRQRVIELELGRLIRDEQSGVYGMDR; from the coding sequence ATGATCACCCTCGACCACGTGAGCAAGAACTACAAGTCTTCGGCACGCCCAGCCCTGGACAACGTGTCGCTCAAGATTGACAAGGGTGAGTTCGTCTTTCTCATCGGTCCGTCCGGTTCCGGGAAGTCGACGTTCATGCGTCTGCTGCTCGGTGCCGAGGTGCCGACCTCGGGTGACATTCGCGTCTCGAAGTTCCACGTCAACAAGCTGCCCAGCCGGCACATCCCGAGCCTGCGCCAGGTGCTCGGCTGCGTGTTCCAGGATTTCCGGCTGCTGCAGCAGAAGACGGTGTTCGAGAACGTGGCGTTCGCGCTCGAGGTGATCGGCAAGCGTCCGGACACCATCAACCGCATCGTGCCCGATGTGCTGGAGATGGTCGGCTTGTCCGGCAAGGCCAACCGGCTGCCCGGCGAGTTGTCCGGTGGCGAACAGCAGCGCGTGGCGATCGCCCGGGCCTTCGTCAACCGGCCGCTGGTGCTGCTGGCGGACGAGCCCACCGGCAACTTGGACCCCGAGACGAGCAACGACATCATGGACCTGCTGGAGCGGATCAACCGCACCGGTACGACGGTCGTGATGGCCACCCACGACCATCACATCGTCGACTCGATGCGTCAGCGCGTCATCGAACTCGAACTCGGCCGCCTCATCCGTGATGAGCAGAGCGGCGTCTACGGAATGGATCGCTAA
- the ftsX gene encoding permease-like cell division protein FtsX, with translation MRFGFLVNEVLTGFRRNVTMTVAMILTTAISIGLFGGGLLIVRLADQSKQIYLDRVESQVFLTDDVSSNDPNCDADPCKSLRKLIDDRKDVKSVRYMNRDQAYDDAVRRIPAFKDYASKKAFPASFVVKLDNPEQHKGFEDALRGRPGVRQVTDQKELVDRLFGILGGISNAAFAVALVQAVAAVLLIANMVQVAAYTRRTEIGIMRLVGATRWYTQLPFLVEAMLAATIGVVGAVIGLIVVRAMFLEDVLNQFYQAGLIAKVDYADVLFYCAPIMLALGLTMSGVTAYATLRAYIRR, from the coding sequence GTGCGCTTCGGCTTTCTCGTCAATGAAGTCCTGACTGGATTTCGTCGCAACGTCACCATGACGGTCGCCATGATCCTGACGACCGCCATCTCCATCGGCCTGTTCGGCGGTGGTCTGCTGATCGTGCGCCTGGCCGATCAGTCCAAGCAGATCTATCTGGACCGCGTGGAGAGCCAGGTCTTCCTGACCGACGACGTCTCGTCCAATGACCCCAACTGCGACGCCGACCCGTGCAAGTCGCTGCGCAAGCTGATCGACGACCGCAAGGACGTCAAGTCGGTGCGGTACATGAACCGGGACCAGGCGTACGACGACGCCGTGCGGCGCATCCCGGCGTTCAAGGATTATGCGAGCAAGAAGGCGTTCCCGGCGTCGTTCGTCGTCAAGCTCGACAATCCCGAGCAGCACAAGGGATTCGAGGACGCGCTGCGCGGACGTCCCGGCGTGCGCCAGGTGACCGACCAGAAAGAACTGGTCGACAGGCTGTTCGGCATCCTCGGCGGTATCAGCAACGCGGCATTCGCGGTGGCGCTGGTGCAGGCCGTCGCCGCGGTTCTGTTGATCGCCAACATGGTTCAGGTCGCCGCCTACACCCGGCGTACCGAGATCGGCATCATGCGACTGGTCGGCGCCACACGCTGGTACACCCAGCTGCCGTTCCTCGTCGAGGCGATGCTGGCCGCGACCATCGGTGTGGTCGGCGCCGTCATCGGCCTGATCGTGGTGCGGGCCATGTTCCTCGAAGACGTGCTCAACCAGTTCTATCAAGCCGGCCTGATCGCCAAGGTCGACTACGCCGACGTCCTCTTCTATTGCGCGCCAATCATGTTGGCTCTGGGCCTGACCATGTCGGGCGTCACGGCCTACGCGACGCTGCGCGCGTACATACGGCGGTAG
- a CDS encoding DMT family transporter has translation MTGVLLALLSALGYGISDFVGGIAARRVAALRVVLVSYPIAGVLLTVMACVVGGQVSSTAVTWGILCGVLQAFGIWWFYAALGSGPISVVSPLTAILVSAGPIGVGVAMGERPSGLAIAGIALALVAVALVSAQATDEDETPHRFTAKVAWLTVGSGLTFGLSFAVIHQVPHEAKLWPLVFARFAATAVVMIAAVATRNFALPRGLPLKLALVAAALDVIANVGMLLALQASMLSLASVLISLYPAATVALAMVVLKERVRAWQAVGMALALGSVAMIAAG, from the coding sequence CTGACCGGGGTTCTGCTGGCGCTGCTGTCAGCGCTGGGCTATGGCATCAGCGACTTCGTCGGCGGCATCGCGGCTCGGCGCGTCGCCGCACTGCGGGTGGTGCTGGTGTCGTACCCGATCGCCGGCGTGCTGCTGACGGTGATGGCGTGCGTTGTCGGCGGCCAGGTTTCGTCGACCGCGGTCACGTGGGGCATCTTGTGCGGCGTGCTGCAGGCGTTCGGTATCTGGTGGTTCTATGCGGCCCTGGGCTCCGGACCGATATCGGTCGTCTCACCGCTGACCGCCATCCTGGTGTCGGCGGGGCCGATCGGCGTCGGCGTCGCGATGGGGGAGCGGCCCAGCGGGCTGGCGATCGCCGGGATCGCGCTGGCGTTGGTCGCGGTCGCGCTCGTGAGCGCACAGGCCACCGATGAGGACGAGACGCCGCACCGGTTCACCGCCAAGGTCGCCTGGCTGACCGTCGGATCAGGATTGACCTTCGGGCTCAGCTTCGCCGTCATCCACCAGGTGCCGCACGAGGCGAAGCTGTGGCCGTTGGTGTTCGCCCGCTTCGCGGCTACCGCGGTGGTGATGATCGCCGCGGTAGCGACCCGCAATTTCGCTCTGCCGCGCGGACTTCCGCTGAAGCTGGCCCTGGTCGCGGCGGCGCTCGACGTCATCGCGAATGTGGGCATGCTGCTGGCGCTGCAGGCCTCGATGCTGTCGTTGGCGAGTGTGCTGATCTCGCTGTATCCTGCGGCGACCGTCGCCCTGGCCATGGTGGTGCTCAAAGAGCGCGTGCGGGCGTGGCAGGCCGTCGGCATGGCGCTGGCCCTCGGGTCGGTCGCGATGATCGCCGCCGGGTAG
- a CDS encoding VOC family protein, producing MEISIHYAFLPHTDAEAALKFYRDDLGFEVRKDVGYQDMRWLTVGPPGQPGTSIVLHPPAADPGITDDERRTILELIAKGSYGAVTLATDDLDALFARLEAAGADVLQEPTDQDYGVRDCAFRDPSGNLIRINQL from the coding sequence ATGGAAATCTCCATTCACTACGCATTCCTGCCCCACACCGACGCCGAGGCCGCGCTCAAGTTCTACCGCGACGACCTCGGGTTCGAGGTACGCAAAGACGTTGGCTACCAAGACATGCGGTGGCTTACGGTCGGCCCGCCCGGGCAGCCGGGCACCTCGATCGTGCTGCACCCGCCGGCCGCCGATCCGGGCATCACCGACGACGAGCGCCGCACCATCCTGGAGCTCATCGCCAAGGGTTCCTACGGCGCCGTCACCCTGGCGACCGACGACCTGGACGCACTGTTCGCGCGCCTCGAAGCCGCCGGCGCCGACGTCCTGCAGGAGCCCACCGACCAGGATTACGGCGTGCGCGACTGCGCATTTCGCGATCCGTCAGGCAACCTGATCCGCATCAATCAGCTGTAG
- a CDS encoding helix-turn-helix transcriptional regulator has protein sequence MGDDRAEAQRLRDITVIRKVRDRIDREYAKPLNVEELARGAHMSAGHLSREFRRIYGESPYSYLMTRRIERAMTLLRRGDLSVTDVCFAVGFSSLGTFSTRFTELVGVAPSVYRRDHSQAADGIPACLARQVTRPVRNQEAPPH, from the coding sequence ATGGGGGACGACCGCGCCGAGGCACAGCGCCTGCGGGACATCACGGTGATCCGCAAAGTGCGCGACCGCATCGACCGCGAGTACGCCAAGCCGCTGAACGTCGAGGAACTGGCGCGCGGCGCGCACATGTCCGCCGGCCACCTCAGCCGGGAATTCCGGCGCATCTACGGCGAATCGCCCTACTCGTACCTGATGACGCGCCGCATCGAACGGGCCATGACGCTGCTGCGTCGCGGCGACCTCAGCGTGACGGATGTCTGCTTCGCCGTTGGCTTTTCATCACTGGGCACGTTCAGCACGCGGTTCACCGAGTTGGTCGGCGTGGCGCCCAGCGTGTATCGCCGCGACCATTCACAGGCGGCCGACGGCATTCCGGCCTGTCTGGCTCGGCAGGTCACCAGACCGGTCAGGAATCAAGAAGCACCGCCGCACTGA
- a CDS encoding PPOX class F420-dependent oxidoreductase, whose translation MTFKPHEIEYLKAADLGRLATIQPDGTPQVSPVGFTYNEELGTIDISGYHMAKSQKYRNLAHHDKVAFVVDDIASRNPWRVRCLEIRGTAQQAVTASGRVAPAGDVLDSAIIRITPRRIISFGIDDTDTEPHLLKADIRNV comes from the coding sequence ATGACCTTCAAACCACACGAAATCGAATACCTGAAGGCGGCAGACCTCGGGCGACTCGCCACTATCCAGCCCGACGGCACACCGCAGGTCAGCCCAGTGGGCTTCACCTACAACGAGGAACTGGGCACCATCGACATCTCGGGCTACCACATGGCCAAGAGCCAGAAGTACCGCAACCTCGCCCACCACGACAAGGTGGCTTTCGTCGTCGATGACATCGCCTCGCGCAATCCATGGCGCGTGCGGTGCCTGGAGATACGCGGCACCGCCCAGCAGGCCGTGACAGCGTCGGGGCGAGTTGCCCCCGCGGGAGACGTCCTCGATTCCGCGATCATCCGCATCACGCCGCGTCGCATCATCAGCTTCGGCATCGATGACACCGACACCGAACCCCACCTGCTCAAGGCAGACATCAGAAACGTCTGA
- a CDS encoding nuclear transport factor 2 family protein — protein sequence MGNLEAIADIQRLKYRYFRSLDLKEWDTFGDCLAADVVTRYGTHAMGEPVHYEGRDAVVDFMRTNLDNGIITTHIASHPEIDLDSDTTAHGSWVFEDTVIVPGHAMIRGSGYYSDTYRKDEDGVWRIASTGYQRIYEALTSLEDMPSFKLLANRWA from the coding sequence ATGGGTAACCTGGAGGCGATCGCCGACATTCAACGGCTCAAGTACCGCTACTTCCGCTCCTTGGACCTCAAGGAGTGGGACACCTTCGGGGACTGCCTCGCTGCAGATGTCGTGACCCGCTACGGCACACACGCGATGGGTGAGCCGGTGCATTACGAGGGACGAGACGCCGTCGTCGACTTCATGCGGACGAACCTCGACAACGGCATCATCACGACCCATATCGCCAGCCACCCCGAGATCGACCTCGACTCCGACACCACGGCGCACGGTTCGTGGGTTTTCGAGGACACCGTGATCGTGCCGGGCCACGCGATGATCCGCGGTTCGGGCTACTACTCGGACACCTATCGCAAGGACGAGGACGGTGTGTGGCGCATCGCCAGCACCGGGTACCAGCGCATCTACGAGGCGCTCACGTCGTTGGAGGATATGCCGAGTTTCAAGTTGCTTGCGAACCGCTGGGCGTAG
- a CDS encoding allene oxide cyclase barrel-like domain-containing protein — protein MNTLRTTAAVLTPALLLTMSCSPGDKGKDQSAVTTLHFYEHDTGQTSVDLGTPGEGPGDQFIFSGDVFDRQGGTKLGRTAGQCTTLSGNATSGDVSCTETFILDGGQISVQTLADRAAVFSKGETVPMSIVGGSGKYSKARGDGTVQVPPEVPNQTDANFVLNVLTN, from the coding sequence ATGAACACGTTGCGTACCACGGCGGCCGTGCTGACCCCCGCCCTGCTGCTGACGATGTCCTGTTCACCGGGCGACAAAGGCAAGGATCAGTCGGCCGTCACCACGCTGCACTTCTATGAGCACGACACCGGGCAGACCAGCGTGGACCTCGGGACTCCCGGGGAGGGACCCGGCGACCAGTTCATCTTCTCCGGCGACGTCTTCGATCGCCAGGGCGGCACGAAGCTCGGGCGGACCGCCGGACAGTGCACCACCCTCAGCGGCAACGCCACCTCGGGTGACGTCTCGTGCACCGAGACCTTCATCCTCGACGGTGGGCAGATTTCAGTCCAGACTCTTGCCGACCGTGCCGCCGTGTTCAGCAAGGGTGAAACCGTGCCGATGTCGATCGTCGGCGGCAGCGGCAAATACAGCAAGGCCCGCGGTGACGGCACCGTGCAGGTGCCGCCCGAGGTGCCGAATCAGACCGACGCCAACTTCGTGTTGAACGTGTTGACGAACTAG
- a CDS encoding linear amide C-N hydrolase: protein MCTRVIWPDAGDAVLVGRNMDFHRDLMTNLWKQPRGVTRDDGVTGKFTWTSKFGSLIATAFDIISVDGINEAGLAGHVLWLAESTYGTPDDTRTQLSQAIWLQYFLDNFATVAEAVAWISETNVQVVQLDDPTGGDPPTIHLALDDATGDSAIIEYLDGRPKVYHSKDFRVMTNSPTFDQQLELVKNFEGLGGSEPLPGSTLAADRFARATYYVGRLPTPSSQVEAIAGMFSVIRNAAQPFRIPDPGKPDASQTIWQVVMDLTNRRYVYESTTRPNIVWVDLADLDFSAGSPQLKLDLISDLAVEGGIAGNVGGKFKDAGPMTFLSLSLLRELEKANTAD from the coding sequence GTGTGCACACGAGTCATCTGGCCTGACGCAGGCGATGCGGTTCTGGTCGGCCGCAACATGGACTTCCATCGCGACCTCATGACGAACCTGTGGAAGCAGCCGCGCGGCGTGACCCGCGACGACGGCGTCACCGGCAAGTTCACCTGGACCTCCAAGTTCGGCAGCCTGATCGCCACCGCCTTCGACATCATCTCGGTGGACGGCATCAACGAGGCCGGTCTGGCAGGTCACGTGTTGTGGCTGGCCGAATCCACTTATGGCACACCAGATGACACCCGGACCCAGTTGAGTCAGGCGATCTGGCTGCAGTACTTCCTTGACAACTTCGCCACGGTCGCCGAGGCGGTCGCGTGGATCAGCGAGACCAATGTGCAGGTGGTCCAGCTGGACGACCCCACCGGTGGCGACCCGCCCACCATTCATCTGGCGCTCGATGACGCCACCGGTGACTCGGCGATCATCGAGTACCTCGACGGCCGGCCGAAGGTGTACCACAGCAAGGACTTTCGGGTGATGACGAACTCGCCCACCTTCGACCAGCAGCTCGAGCTGGTGAAGAACTTCGAGGGTCTCGGCGGCTCGGAGCCGCTGCCGGGTTCGACGTTGGCCGCGGACAGGTTCGCGCGCGCCACCTACTACGTCGGCCGGCTGCCCACGCCGTCCAGCCAGGTGGAAGCGATCGCCGGCATGTTCTCGGTGATCCGCAACGCCGCCCAGCCCTTCCGGATACCGGATCCGGGCAAGCCGGACGCGTCGCAGACGATCTGGCAGGTGGTCATGGATCTGACCAACCGGCGCTACGTCTATGAATCCACCACCCGCCCCAACATCGTGTGGGTCGATCTCGCGGACCTCGACTTCAGCGCGGGCAGCCCGCAGCTCAAGCTCGACCTGATCAGTGACCTCGCTGTCGAGGGCGGCATCGCAGGCAACGTGGGCGGCAAGTTCAAGGACGCGGGACCCATGACCTTCCTGTCGTTGTCGCTGCTGCGCGAACTGGAGAAGGCGAACACAGCGGATTGA
- a CDS encoding oxygenase MpaB family protein → MEHLEMTGTDTDGIAPDATGVVDLQAAYPPRGSGRARCARSTPLKLTDLLTTVGAFNNVANIVMQLSLPPVGHGVNESHVASGSPRRRPVKRARTTQLYLTVALMGNEADRTALREELRQVHTPVHSTYESPVKYSANAKDLQLWVAACLFRYYIDQYTILYGSLPVEQLDHLVQEGAALATGVNVPQRDWPQNWLQFEQYWRDMLPRMAIAQPVRDDFESLADLTFLAEAWGWRGALVARMLGRQFHFLTRATLPPFFRELMGWDWTAADQHRFDHVLRLIRPIDRVLNPLLIAVLYRLYLVDYRIRRLIGSTALGPLRLSEVAIKDGGGYRESARRRARLPRLRERGATARSGRHQHK, encoded by the coding sequence ATGGAGCACCTGGAGATGACTGGCACCGACACCGACGGCATCGCGCCCGACGCAACCGGCGTCGTCGACCTGCAGGCCGCCTACCCGCCGCGGGGTTCGGGTCGGGCCAGATGCGCCCGATCGACCCCGCTGAAGCTGACCGACTTGTTGACCACCGTTGGAGCGTTCAACAACGTCGCCAACATCGTCATGCAGTTGTCGTTGCCGCCAGTGGGGCACGGCGTCAACGAGAGCCATGTGGCGTCGGGTAGTCCGCGGCGCCGGCCAGTCAAGCGAGCACGCACAACGCAGCTGTATCTGACCGTTGCCCTGATGGGGAATGAGGCCGACCGTACTGCGCTGCGGGAGGAGCTCAGGCAGGTGCACACTCCGGTCCACTCAACTTACGAGAGCCCGGTGAAATACAGTGCAAATGCCAAGGATCTGCAGCTCTGGGTTGCGGCCTGCTTGTTCCGTTACTACATCGACCAGTACACGATCCTCTACGGCTCATTGCCGGTCGAACAGCTGGATCATCTGGTTCAGGAGGGCGCTGCCCTCGCAACCGGAGTGAATGTGCCGCAACGCGATTGGCCGCAAAACTGGCTGCAGTTCGAGCAGTACTGGCGCGACATGCTGCCGCGGATGGCCATAGCACAGCCGGTGCGCGATGATTTCGAATCGCTCGCCGACTTGACATTTCTCGCCGAGGCGTGGGGATGGCGGGGTGCCCTAGTCGCGCGAATGTTGGGCCGCCAGTTCCACTTTCTCACCCGCGCGACCCTGCCGCCCTTCTTCCGTGAACTCATGGGGTGGGACTGGACCGCGGCGGACCAGCACCGCTTTGACCACGTGCTGCGACTGATTCGGCCGATCGACAGAGTCCTCAATCCCCTGCTGATTGCGGTCTTGTACCGGCTGTACCTGGTTGATTACAGGATTCGCAGGCTGATCGGCTCGACGGCCCTTGGCCCGCTGCGGCTGTCAGAGGTGGCGATCAAGGACGGCGGCGGATACCGAGAAAGCGCGCGACGCCGCGCCCGGCTACCACGGCTTCGTGAGCGCGGAGCCACCGCGCGATCGGGCCGCCACCAACACAAATAG
- a CDS encoding DUF4185 domain-containing protein, with translation MSPRPRIASVALTAAVVLGGAVGIAPPRAAAEPCTGPNAGVLPPNGVPSSGVMRPPSGGHRPSNANDKAPLPTLGKLSRSLLSVFTQGTVQQQAGVLPGTPRVPQPPVQQRAAQPAPAAAQPQPGAQPAPPIDAGTTSLVGWVTGDQSAGGDTLQRFGISGTDLGIMWDNGDPVNNQVLMMFGDTYGYCATPNQQWRYNTMFRTNDRTLSHGIHIPPGSVTNPYSGSPEWQPNLAKQTIPTIRWAPVEKGIIPTSGVSVGKTQYASFMSIKNWDSAGAWTTNYSAIAVSNDNGQNWGVYPSSVRPMAPDSVSRVAYLPGNENFQQGAFLKGSDGYIYSYGTPSGRSGSAYVSRVPQNLLPDMSKYEYWNNESQSWVPNNPAAASPIIPGPVGEMSVQYNTYLKQYLVMYCNNLSDVVIRTAPTPQGPWGPEQLVVSSMQFPGGVYAPYLHPWSNGRDLYFTLSLWSAYNVMLLHTVLP, from the coding sequence GTGTCGCCGCGTCCTCGCATTGCATCGGTGGCTTTGACGGCTGCCGTCGTTCTCGGTGGAGCCGTCGGCATCGCGCCGCCACGCGCAGCCGCCGAACCGTGCACCGGCCCCAACGCCGGCGTCTTGCCGCCGAACGGGGTTCCCTCGAGCGGAGTCATGCGGCCGCCGTCGGGCGGCCACCGACCGAGCAATGCGAACGACAAGGCCCCGCTGCCCACTCTGGGCAAGTTGTCCCGATCGCTGCTCAGCGTCTTCACGCAGGGCACCGTGCAACAGCAGGCCGGCGTGCTGCCCGGCACCCCCCGGGTACCGCAGCCGCCGGTTCAACAACGTGCGGCACAGCCCGCTCCCGCCGCGGCGCAGCCCCAGCCCGGAGCACAACCGGCGCCGCCCATCGACGCGGGCACCACGTCTCTGGTCGGCTGGGTGACCGGTGACCAGAGCGCGGGCGGCGACACCCTGCAACGGTTCGGCATCTCCGGCACCGACCTCGGGATCATGTGGGACAACGGCGACCCGGTGAACAACCAGGTGCTGATGATGTTCGGCGATACGTACGGCTATTGCGCCACCCCCAACCAGCAGTGGCGCTACAACACGATGTTCCGAACCAACGACCGCACGTTGTCGCACGGGATTCACATCCCGCCCGGCTCGGTGACCAACCCGTATTCGGGCTCCCCCGAGTGGCAGCCGAACCTGGCCAAGCAGACCATCCCGACCATCCGCTGGGCGCCCGTCGAGAAGGGCATCATCCCGACTTCCGGTGTCTCCGTGGGTAAGACGCAGTACGCCAGTTTCATGTCGATCAAGAACTGGGACAGCGCCGGCGCGTGGACCACCAACTACTCGGCGATTGCTGTCTCCAACGACAACGGCCAGAACTGGGGCGTCTACCCCAGCAGCGTCCGCCCGATGGCGCCCGACAGCGTCTCGCGCGTGGCCTACCTGCCGGGCAATGAGAACTTCCAGCAGGGTGCATTCCTGAAGGGCAGCGACGGCTACATCTATTCGTACGGAACCCCTTCCGGCCGAAGCGGATCCGCGTACGTGTCGCGGGTACCGCAGAACCTGTTGCCGGACATGAGCAAGTACGAGTACTGGAACAACGAGAGCCAGTCGTGGGTGCCCAACAACCCGGCCGCAGCCTCGCCGATCATTCCCGGACCGGTCGGTGAGATGTCGGTGCAGTACAACACCTATCTGAAGCAGTACCTGGTGATGTATTGCAACAACCTGTCCGATGTGGTCATCCGGACTGCGCCGACACCGCAAGGACCTTGGGGCCCAGAGCAATTGGTCGTCTCGTCCATGCAGTTCCCCGGCGGCGTCTACGCGCCGTACCTGCACCCGTGGTCCAACGGACGCGACCTCTACTTCACGCTGTCGCTGTGGTCGGCGTACAACGTGATGCTGCTGCACACCGTACTGCCCTGA